From one Anaerococcus prevotii DSM 20548 genomic stretch:
- a CDS encoding pyruvate, water dikinase regulatory protein, with protein MDIYIISDTAGLAISEIVHFSLSKFDINSNIIIKSQVKEIDELSDLLASIKTDNIIIYHSFQDSKMSAYIKTFAQTKEIETIDLMAYSINSLSKILNQKPLDNPNFINAYDSNHMRRLDALDFAIKYDDGADFRGIKFCDIAIIGVSRSSKTPLSMYLASKGLRVSNIPLIVDSKAPRELFEIDPRRIIGLTIDKGRLKSVRDERLKSLKLSSDSIYSSRERIDAELKYADDLMKDLGCFVIDVTYRSIEETSDIIINYLNKNKLLERKEK; from the coding sequence TTGGATATTTATATTATTTCAGATACAGCTGGCCTTGCTATATCAGAGATAGTCCACTTCTCCTTGAGTAAGTTTGATATAAATTCTAATATTATTATCAAATCTCAAGTCAAGGAAATAGACGAGCTTTCTGATTTATTAGCGAGTATTAAGACCGACAATATAATAATTTATCACTCTTTCCAAGATTCTAAGATGAGTGCCTATATTAAAACTTTTGCCCAGACTAAAGAGATTGAGACAATCGACCTTATGGCCTACTCTATCAACAGTCTCTCAAAGATTCTTAATCAAAAGCCTCTTGATAATCCAAACTTTATCAATGCTTATGATTCAAATCATATGAGAAGGCTAGATGCCCTAGATTTCGCCATCAAATACGACGACGGAGCAGACTTTAGGGGTATTAAGTTTTGTGATATAGCTATTATAGGAGTTTCTAGATCTTCTAAGACTCCCCTATCCATGTATTTGGCAAGCAAGGGCCTAAGGGTATCAAATATTCCCTTGATTGTGGACTCGAAGGCTCCGAGAGAGCTTTTTGAAATCGATCCCAGACGCATAATTGGCCTTACAATCGATAAGGGTAGGCTAAAAAGTGTAAGAGATGAAAGATTAAAATCACTTAAGCTATCTAGCGATTCAATCTATTCTAGTAGGGAAAGGATAGATGCCGAGCTAAAATACGCAGACGATTTGATGAAGGATTTGGGCTGTTTTGTAATCGATGTAACCTATAGGTCAATCGAAGAAACTTCAGATATCATTATTAATTATTTAAACAAAAATAAGTTATTGGAAAGGAAAGAAAAATGA
- a CDS encoding cold-shock protein: protein MNRGKVKTFDNKRGFGFIEWEGEDLFVHYSDIESDTSFKKLYPGQAVEFEKIDAPRGAQAVKVRVID, encoded by the coding sequence ATGAATAGAGGTAAAGTTAAGACATTTGACAACAAAAGAGGTTTTGGTTTCATAGAATGGGAAGGAGAGGACCTCTTTGTCCACTATTCTGATATAGAAAGCGATACTAGCTTTAAGAAACTCTACCCAGGCCAAGCCGTAGAATTCGAAAAAATAGATGCTCCAAGAGGCGCACAAGCTGTTAAGGTTAGAGTAATAGATTAA
- a CDS encoding valine--tRNA ligase, with amino-acid sequence MDTKYNPNQFEKEIYEKWEKGGYFKAKVNPDKKPYTIVMPPPNVTGYLHLGHALNNTIQDIIIRYKRMAGFEALWIPGTDHASISTESKVVDKIYSEGKTKADLGREGFLEEAWDWTNKYGGRIKEQLRTIGVSCDWDHDSFTMDENLTKAVKRVFKKMYDDGLIYRGNRIVNWDPKAETAISDAEVYHEDQVGHLWYIKYFFEDSDEYVTIATTRPETMLGDLAVAVNPEDPRFKDKIGKNLILPLVGRKIPLIEDSYVDMEYGTGLVKITPSHDPNDFEVGARHDLGQCVVIDTKARIVDGYGKYSGMDRYEARKEMIKDLEEAGQLEKIEEIEHAVGYSERTKVVIEPLISKQWFVKMDEFAKMCIDAYDKGEVKLIPDSLSKTYMNWLNNIRDWTISRQLWWGHRLPVFYTDDGEIIVSEDEPDENGMLNGVHVTQDEDTLDTWFSSALWPFATLGWPDENEELDYFFPTDILVTGYDIIFFWVIRMIFSSIYNTGKVPFHHVLFTGLIRDPQGRKMSKSLGNGVDPIDVVNEYGADALRFTLITGNSPGNDMRYDEKRILASRNFANKLWNASRFVLMNIEEGDDLDFKGENLELEDKWILKRLNDVIVDVSKNLDKYEIGLAADRIEDFIWNEYCDWYIEFAKIRLYGDDKEAKANVKKVLLYVLKNMLVLLHPFMPFITEEIYSSLPNKKDLLIVEDWPEFNKDFDFVNEESNVNSVIEAITSIRNQRATLNVPAKTLQQLTILVENKENISLIEEIKDQFVNLAKASEVEVLAKEDSEIADEEGIVRLVFNEFSVLMSLDELVDYEKERARLKDEIKRLEAEIKRASGKLSNKGFVEKAPEKVVNEEREKLAGYEDLLEKTKSSLEEIKDK; translated from the coding sequence ATGGATACAAAATACAATCCAAATCAGTTTGAAAAAGAAATTTATGAAAAATGGGAGAAGGGTGGTTACTTTAAGGCCAAGGTAAATCCTGACAAGAAGCCTTACACTATAGTTATGCCACCTCCAAATGTTACAGGCTACCTCCACCTAGGCCACGCCCTAAATAACACTATTCAAGATATCATCATTCGTTATAAGAGAATGGCAGGCTTTGAAGCCCTATGGATACCTGGAACAGACCACGCTTCTATATCTACCGAAAGTAAGGTTGTAGATAAGATATATAGTGAAGGAAAGACTAAGGCTGACTTAGGCCGTGAGGGCTTTCTAGAAGAAGCCTGGGACTGGACAAATAAGTACGGGGGAAGAATTAAAGAACAACTTCGTACAATCGGTGTATCTTGTGATTGGGACCATGATTCCTTCACTATGGATGAAAATCTAACCAAGGCTGTCAAGAGAGTCTTCAAGAAGATGTATGACGATGGCCTAATCTATAGGGGAAATAGGATAGTAAACTGGGACCCTAAGGCAGAAACTGCTATATCAGATGCAGAAGTATATCACGAAGACCAAGTAGGTCATCTCTGGTATATCAAGTATTTCTTCGAAGATAGCGATGAGTATGTAACAATCGCCACAACAAGACCGGAGACTATGCTAGGAGACTTGGCAGTTGCAGTAAACCCAGAAGATCCTCGCTTTAAGGATAAGATAGGCAAGAACTTGATCCTTCCCCTAGTTGGTAGGAAGATTCCTCTAATCGAGGATTCCTATGTAGATATGGAATATGGTACAGGTCTTGTAAAGATCACCCCATCTCACGACCCTAACGACTTCGAAGTAGGAGCCCGTCACGACCTTGGCCAATGTGTAGTAATAGATACCAAGGCACGTATTGTAGATGGCTACGGCAAATACTCTGGCATGGATAGGTATGAGGCTCGTAAGGAGATGATAAAAGATTTAGAAGAAGCTGGTCAGCTTGAAAAAATCGAAGAAATCGAGCACGCTGTAGGTTATTCTGAAAGGACCAAGGTTGTAATTGAGCCATTAATATCCAAGCAATGGTTTGTTAAGATGGACGAATTTGCCAAGATGTGTATAGATGCTTACGATAAGGGTGAGGTAAAACTTATACCAGATTCCCTATCTAAGACATACATGAACTGGCTAAATAATATCAGGGACTGGACCATCTCCCGTCAACTATGGTGGGGACACAGACTTCCAGTTTTCTATACTGATGATGGAGAAATTATTGTATCTGAGGATGAGCCAGATGAAAATGGCATGCTTAACGGAGTTCATGTTACTCAAGATGAAGATACCCTAGATACCTGGTTCTCATCAGCCCTCTGGCCTTTTGCAACTCTTGGTTGGCCAGATGAAAACGAAGAATTAGATTATTTCTTCCCAACAGATATCCTAGTTACAGGTTACGATATAATCTTCTTCTGGGTAATTAGAATGATCTTCTCTTCAATTTATAACACAGGCAAGGTTCCTTTCCACCACGTTCTATTTACAGGACTAATCAGAGACCCTCAAGGTAGAAAGATGAGTAAGTCCTTAGGAAATGGTGTAGATCCAATCGATGTTGTAAATGAATACGGAGCAGATGCCCTAAGATTTACCCTAATAACGGGAAACTCTCCTGGAAATGATATGCGTTATGATGAAAAGAGAATCCTTGCAAGCAGAAACTTCGCCAACAAGTTGTGGAATGCTTCAAGATTTGTCCTAATGAATATCGAAGAGGGAGATGACCTAGACTTTAAGGGAGAAAATCTCGAACTTGAAGATAAGTGGATCCTTAAGAGACTTAATGATGTAATAGTAGATGTCAGCAAAAACCTCGACAAATACGAAATAGGTCTTGCAGCAGATAGGATTGAGGATTTCATTTGGAATGAGTATTGCGATTGGTATATAGAATTTGCTAAGATTAGACTTTACGGAGATGACAAAGAGGCTAAGGCAAATGTAAAGAAAGTTCTTCTTTATGTTCTAAAGAACATGCTAGTTCTCCTCCATCCATTTATGCCATTTATAACAGAAGAAATCTACTCATCTCTTCCAAACAAGAAGGACCTCTTGATAGTAGAAGACTGGCCTGAGTTTAATAAAGATTTTGACTTTGTAAATGAAGAAAGCAATGTCAACTCTGTTATCGAAGCAATAACTTCCATAAGAAATCAAAGAGCTACCTTAAATGTTCCAGCGAAGACCTTGCAACAACTTACAATCCTTGTAGAAAATAAGGAAAATATCTCACTAATCGAAGAAATCAAGGACCAATTTGTAAATCTTGCTAAGGCAAGTGAAGTTGAAGTTTTGGCTAAAGAAGATAGTGAAATTGCTGATGAAGAAGGCATAGTAAGACTAGTATTCAATGAATTTTCTGTCCTAATGAGCCTTGATGAATTGGTAGATTATGAGAAGGAAAGAGCTAGATTAAAGGATGAAATCAAACGCCTAGAAGCTGAAATCAAGAGAGCTAGTGGTAAGCTTTCTAACAAGGGCTTTGTCGAAAAGGCTCCAGAGAAGGTAGTAAATGAAGAACGTGAGAAACTAGCGGGCTACGAAGACCTACTAGAGAAAACTAAGTCTTCCCTAGAAGAAATCAAGGATAAATAA
- the ppdK gene encoding pyruvate, phosphate dikinase: MTNKYVYNFNEGNMSMRALLGGKGANLAEMTNLGIRVPYGFTITTEACTRFYKEDKKLWDDLNKEVTEHIKDLEKANEKTFGSTEDPLLVSVRSGAPISMPGMMDTILNLGLNDDAVIGLAKKTDNERFAYDSYRRFIQMFADVAMELDKNNFEKLLTAKKEAKGVKLDTELDANDLKELVEEYKAKYKELMGEDFPQEPREQLDLAISAVFRSWGNERAILYRKLNDIDDAMGTAVNVQSMVFGNMGDSSGTGVAFSRNPATGENVLFGEYLINAQGEDVVAGVRTPQEIATLEKAMPEVYKEFFETSEKLEAHYKDMQDMEFTIQDGKLFLLQTRNGKRTAQAAVKVAVDLVEEGLIDEKEAVLRVNPKDLDGLLHPTFTKEAEDKNEPIAKGLAASPGAAVGKIAFSAKEAAKRAADGEAVILVREETSPEDLEGMVSAKGILTARGGMTSHAAVVARGMGKCCVAGAGELHVDEYEHTVRIGDLVLTGEDTISIDGSTGAIYKGSLETQPPQLHGAFGTFMGWVDKFRDMKVRTNADTPRDVAQALNFGAEGIGLCRTEHMFFKEDRIFQVRKMILASDLETREAALEKILPMQEDDFYQIYSLMKERPVTVRLLDPPLHEFLPKGENEIKDLALELNIQPARVKERIAELQEVNPMLGFRGLRLAIIYPEIAKMQARAIIQAAIHCHEDGVKVVPEIMIPLSSDVVELSKVKETVKEEIEKVFEEKGKKIDYLLGTMIEIPRAAITADEIAEVTDFFSFGTNDLTQMTFGLSRDDAGKFLPAYIEKDIFEKDPFQVLDQKGVGFLVETAVEKGRKANDKLHIGICGEHGGEPSTVKYLYGVGLDYVSCSPYRVPIAKLAAAQAAIENPRNK; this comes from the coding sequence ATGACAAACAAATACGTTTATAACTTTAACGAAGGAAACATGTCAATGAGAGCCCTCTTGGGTGGTAAGGGTGCAAACCTTGCAGAAATGACCAACCTTGGTATAAGAGTACCATATGGTTTTACAATAACTACAGAGGCTTGTACCAGATTTTACAAAGAAGATAAGAAGCTTTGGGATGATCTAAACAAGGAAGTTACAGAACATATCAAAGACTTGGAAAAAGCAAACGAAAAAACTTTCGGTTCTACAGAAGATCCACTTCTAGTTTCAGTTAGGTCTGGAGCCCCTATTTCCATGCCAGGTATGATGGATACTATCCTTAACTTAGGTCTTAATGACGATGCTGTTATAGGTCTTGCAAAGAAAACTGACAACGAAAGATTCGCCTATGACTCTTACAGACGTTTTATCCAAATGTTTGCTGACGTTGCTATGGAGCTTGACAAAAACAACTTCGAAAAACTCCTTACTGCCAAGAAAGAAGCCAAAGGCGTTAAGCTTGATACAGAACTTGATGCAAATGACCTTAAAGAATTAGTAGAAGAATATAAAGCAAAATACAAAGAGCTTATGGGAGAAGACTTCCCACAAGAGCCTAGAGAGCAACTTGACCTTGCAATCTCTGCTGTATTTAGATCTTGGGGGAACGAAAGGGCAATCCTTTACAGAAAACTAAACGATATAGATGATGCTATGGGAACAGCTGTTAACGTACAATCCATGGTATTTGGTAACATGGGCGACTCATCAGGTACTGGTGTAGCCTTCTCAAGAAACCCAGCTACTGGAGAAAATGTCCTATTCGGTGAATACTTAATCAACGCCCAAGGTGAAGACGTAGTGGCAGGTGTAAGAACTCCTCAAGAGATAGCTACCCTAGAAAAAGCTATGCCAGAAGTATACAAAGAATTCTTTGAAACATCTGAAAAGCTAGAAGCTCACTACAAAGATATGCAAGATATGGAATTTACTATCCAAGATGGTAAGCTCTTCCTCCTTCAAACAAGAAACGGTAAAAGAACTGCCCAAGCAGCGGTTAAAGTTGCAGTTGATCTTGTAGAAGAAGGTCTAATAGATGAAAAAGAAGCTGTCCTAAGGGTTAATCCTAAAGACCTTGATGGCCTACTCCACCCTACCTTTACAAAAGAAGCTGAAGATAAAAATGAACCAATCGCAAAAGGACTTGCTGCCTCTCCTGGAGCAGCAGTAGGTAAAATTGCCTTTTCTGCCAAAGAAGCAGCCAAAAGAGCAGCTGACGGTGAAGCAGTAATCCTTGTCCGTGAAGAAACATCCCCAGAAGACCTCGAAGGAATGGTATCTGCTAAGGGAATCCTTACAGCTCGTGGAGGAATGACAAGCCACGCTGCAGTAGTAGCCAGAGGTATGGGTAAGTGCTGTGTTGCAGGTGCCGGAGAACTTCACGTTGACGAGTACGAACACACAGTAAGAATCGGCGATTTAGTCCTAACCGGAGAAGATACAATCTCAATCGATGGATCAACTGGTGCCATCTATAAGGGAAGCCTAGAAACACAACCACCTCAACTACACGGTGCCTTCGGTACATTTATGGGTTGGGTTGACAAATTTAGAGACATGAAAGTAAGAACAAATGCAGATACACCAAGAGACGTAGCCCAAGCCCTAAACTTTGGTGCTGAAGGAATCGGACTATGTAGAACTGAGCACATGTTCTTTAAAGAAGACAGAATCTTCCAAGTTAGAAAGATGATCCTAGCAAGCGATCTTGAAACAAGAGAAGCTGCCCTAGAGAAGATCCTTCCAATGCAAGAAGACGACTTCTATCAAATCTACTCACTCATGAAAGAAAGACCAGTAACAGTAAGACTTCTTGACCCACCTCTTCACGAATTCCTACCAAAGGGAGAAAATGAAATCAAAGACCTTGCCCTTGAACTAAACATTCAACCAGCAAGAGTTAAAGAAAGAATAGCAGAGCTTCAAGAAGTAAACCCAATGCTCGGATTTAGAGGACTAAGACTTGCTATAATCTATCCAGAAATCGCAAAAATGCAAGCTCGTGCCATCATCCAAGCAGCTATCCACTGCCATGAAGACGGAGTAAAGGTAGTTCCAGAAATCATGATTCCACTATCAAGTGACGTAGTAGAATTATCTAAAGTAAAAGAAACTGTTAAAGAAGAAATAGAAAAAGTATTCGAAGAAAAAGGAAAGAAAATCGACTACCTACTAGGTACAATGATAGAAATTCCAAGAGCAGCAATCACTGCAGATGAGATTGCAGAAGTAACTGACTTCTTCAGCTTCGGTACAAACGACCTTACACAAATGACCTTCGGTCTTTCAAGAGATGACGCAGGTAAGTTCCTACCAGCCTATATCGAAAAAGATATCTTCGAAAAAGATCCTTTCCAAGTACTAGACCAAAAGGGTGTAGGATTCTTAGTTGAAACTGCAGTAGAAAAGGGAAGAAAAGCAAACGACAAACTCCAC
- a CDS encoding rhodanese-like domain-containing protein, which yields MYSKIISGKDLEENLENFDIIDVRTEEEYKLGHVEGAINIPYDEILENLDRIDKDKPTIVYCRSNARAEIASLSLKSAGFPYIYIGDGVDLYDYKLVK from the coding sequence ATGTATAGTAAAATAATTTCTGGAAAAGACCTAGAAGAAAATTTAGAAAATTTTGATATAATCGATGTAAGAACTGAAGAAGAATACAAGCTGGGCCATGTGGAAGGAGCAATCAACATTCCCTACGACGAAATTTTGGAAAATCTCGATAGAATCGATAAGGATAAGCCTACCATAGTCTATTGCAGGTCAAATGCTAGAGCGGAGATTGCAAGTCTTAGCCTAAAGTCCGCAGGCTTTCCTTATATCTATATTGGAGATGGAGTCGATCTTTATGATTATAAGCTTGTAAAATAG
- a CDS encoding class I SAM-dependent DNA methyltransferase, translating to MYDDFSYIYDKLSFDLDYEKYAGNIKSLVKKHGIKKGNMLELAAGSGMLTRYFFDEFENIDALDISGKMLEVFANKYDPSNVNLIHYDMVEYVKEDTYDLLVILLDSVNYVTEKEDLTKLFRNCYASLKKGGLLVFDINSPYKIREIFGNECYVYEYEDIFYTWDNFYEDELCDMHLEFFVENEDGSYRRISEFQQERLYEIEEVKEIIEEIGFKNIEIFDEDDMGSVKEESLRILFSQTKE from the coding sequence ATGTACGACGACTTTTCTTATATCTATGACAAACTAAGCTTTGACCTAGATTATGAAAAATATGCAGGAAATATAAAATCTCTTGTTAAAAAACACGGAATAAAGAAGGGAAACATGCTAGAGCTTGCAGCAGGCTCTGGTATGCTTACCAGATATTTCTTTGATGAATTCGAAAATATTGACGCCTTAGATATATCGGGGAAGATGCTAGAAGTTTTTGCAAACAAATACGACCCTTCTAATGTAAATCTCATCCACTACGATATGGTTGAATATGTCAAGGAAGATACCTATGATCTCTTAGTAATCCTCCTAGATTCTGTAAATTATGTGACAGAGAAAGAGGACCTGACGAAGCTTTTTAGAAATTGTTATGCTAGCCTAAAAAAGGGCGGTCTTTTAGTCTTTGATATCAATTCACCTTACAAGATTAGGGAAATTTTTGGCAATGAGTGCTATGTCTATGAATATGAGGATATCTTTTATACTTGGGATAACTTTTATGAAGATGAGCTTTGTGATATGCACTTGGAGTTTTTCGTAGAAAATGAAGATGGATCTTACAGGAGAATATCAGAATTTCAGCAGGAAAGACTATACGAAATAGAAGAAGTTAAAGAAATAATCGAAGAAATTGGCTTTAAGAATATAGAAATCTTTGATGAAGATGATATGGGAAGTGTCAAGGAGGAGAGTTTAAGGATACTTTTCTCACAGACAAAGGAGTAG